A window of Bradyrhizobium diazoefficiens genomic DNA:
GAAAGCGTAGACGGACTGTATCGGCGGCTCAATCTGCCTCAACCACACCACACTCGGGCACGAGCTGAAGCCGCTCGGCGTCCTTCGCCGCGGAGTTGAGCACGGCATCGAGCAGGCCGGGAAAGCGCGCGTCCAGATCGTCGCGGCGCAGCCGCATGAAGCGGTTGGTGCCCGCCACGCGGGTCTGCATCAGGCCGCATTCGCGCAGTCTGGCGAAGTGATAGGCGAGGTTGGACTTGCCGCCGAGACCGCTGAAATCGCCACAGCAGAGTTCGCTGCTGACACGTTCTTGCCGGGCGAGCTGGTAGACGATCGCAAGCCGGATCGGATCGCTCAGGCAATCCAGAACCATCGGCAGCTCGATCTGCTCGCGGGTGGGATGGTGAGGCGCGCGGCTCATGGTCCCGGGATCATAGCGAACCAGCCGTAATGTTCAATAGTTCTTGAACCAATTGACTCCGCCTTCTCGCACATTCAATAGTTCAATAAACGTTGAACCTAGGGATATTCGTCCAATGAGCGTGTTCTGGCTGGCCTTGGCGGCCTTTGCGATCGGCACAGAAGGATTTGTTATTGCAGGACTTTTGCCGGCTATCGCCACCGACCTGTCG
This region includes:
- a CDS encoding helix-turn-helix transcriptional regulator — encoded protein: MSRAPHHPTREQIELPMVLDCLSDPIRLAIVYQLARQERVSSELCCGDFSGLGGKSNLAYHFARLRECGLMQTRVAGTNRFMRLRRDDLDARFPGLLDAVLNSAAKDAERLQLVPECGVVEAD